TTTTCCACCGCAATGATCACCTGTGTGATTTCATGTTTGCTGATATATTCCTTGGTAATTTCAGTAATATCTTTGATTTTCAAACCTGCAAGACGTTTGCCGATACGTGAGACTTTATCTTCTACAAAGGCGACAACTTGATACTTGATTCGCGGATCTTCCTTCAGCAAGGAGAAAGACACTAGTCCCGGACGCGAAGCTCCAAAAATCAATACATTTTCACCTTTTCGTGCGGGTAAGAATAAATACTCAAAAATCGTTCGGTATACCACGCGTGCGCCGACCATAATTACAAGAAGGATACAGGCCTGCATGGTTAAGACACCATAGGAAAGACGAAGGTAATCTCCCGCTATTGTCTCCTTTTCCACAACAGCTTTAACGACCAGAGTTAACAGCATCAATATAACATAGGCAGATGCAACAGTCTTAAAGATTTTAATGGTGTCCCGGATGCCTGTTTGACGTACGATACCTCTATAAGTGTTATAGCACAAAAATAGCACAAAATACACAGGCAAAACCAGTATAAGCTTCTTCAACATAAGAGCTACATCAAAGACACCTTTGAAATTATTTACTACATAATTTGAAAACACATAACTTGCGAATACAAACCACATATCGATCAGCAAAATGACCCATCGAGGATTATCCTTCCGTAACCGTTTTCTTAAATCCCATAGAGATCCCATCATAGCTTTCTTCACGTTTTAGTTTATTTATTTTTCCGTCGTATTCCATTTATGGAGTTAGCACAACGCATATGGCTTATTTCAATTTTGTAAAGGATGACCAAGATACTTAAAATTTGACAATCATTTGGTCTTTTTACTAAAATATCGATAATGACAGGCGCCATATACCCATCTCCATATCATCGTGGACTAAGCAACTATTATACCGAAAATATTACAAACAACGATAAAAGTTAAAAATCACGAACAAAAGGCAGCCAACATTTACTGTTGTTCAATAAAACTCTCCCTTCTTCATATTTATCCTTTTTAATGAACACCAAAATTGGCATATTGTTTGTAAAACCTTCTGTAAGACAGACAAAACCATATAGCTGAATTATATATTATGAATTTTTTAACCAATTTGTTTAAAAATAAAAAGCCTTCATCCATAAGACCCCTGGCTCAGCTGGAATTTCTGGAAGTGGACATGCACAACCACCTGTTACCCGGAATAGATGACGGCAGTACATCTGTAAAAAATTCTATTGCATATATTCAAGAATTACAGCGTTTGGGTTTAAAGAAGTTTATCTGTACTCCCCATATTATGGCGGGTGTACATCCAAACACCAAGTCAACTATCGAGGGAGCGCAGACTGCTCTTGTTCAAGGATTGAAAGAGAATGGCAACGGAGCCGATATTTTTGCTGCGGCTGAACACATGATCGATGATGGTCTGACCTCACTTATTCAACAGGATGAACTCTGTGTGATGCCCGGTGGTTATGTCCTGATCGAGATGTCTTACCTATCCGAGTCCAAAGCACTTTTTCACATTATTTTAGACATCCAGAAACTTGGCTACAAACCTATCCTTGCACATCCTGAGCGATACAACTATTATCATGGAAATTTCAATATTTACAAACAGATCAAGGATGCAGGTTGTCTATTGCAGTTGAACTTATTATCACTCAGCCGCTATTATGGTGTGGATAGTAAAGCAATCGCCATGACATTACTCAAATCAGGCATGTATGATTTTGTTGGCACGGACCTACACCATGAGCGACATCTTGAAGCCCTCAAGAATATAGCTGAAAAATATCCCGTCCGCGATATGCTAAAAACCTCCCCTATTTTAAATCAGACCCTGTTGGATCATCTGGACAGTAGTAAATCCCAGGGAATAGCTGGTTAAATAATCGGACTGTCCTATTTTCTATTCAAGACAGGCCAAATGAAATAGCAAACAAAAAATAATACGAAATAAAGAAAATCGCATAAAAAAACGCATTCCCCGATTTGGGGAATGCGTTTCCATTAAACTTATTATCCAAATAAATTATATCTTACTCCTCAAAGGAACTATCTTTTTACACAACGGATTTGATAAGCAGT
The window above is part of the Sphingobacterium sp. ML3W genome. Proteins encoded here:
- a CDS encoding CpsB/CapC family capsule biosynthesis tyrosine phosphatase — translated: MNFLTNLFKNKKPSSIRPLAQLEFLEVDMHNHLLPGIDDGSTSVKNSIAYIQELQRLGLKKFICTPHIMAGVHPNTKSTIEGAQTALVQGLKENGNGADIFAAAEHMIDDGLTSLIQQDELCVMPGGYVLIEMSYLSESKALFHIILDIQKLGYKPILAHPERYNYYHGNFNIYKQIKDAGCLLQLNLLSLSRYYGVDSKAIAMTLLKSGMYDFVGTDLHHERHLEALKNIAEKYPVRDMLKTSPILNQTLLDHLDSSKSQGIAG